The Drosophila biarmipes strain raj3 chromosome 2L, RU_DBia_V1.1, whole genome shotgun sequence genome has a window encoding:
- the LOC127010666 gene encoding LOW QUALITY PROTEIN: uncharacterized protein LOC127010666 (The sequence of the model RefSeq protein was modified relative to this genomic sequence to represent the inferred CDS: substituted 1 base at 1 genomic stop codon), with product MARTKQTARKSTGGKAPRKQLATKAARKSAPATGGVKKPHRYRPGTVALREIRRYQKSTELLIRKLPFQRLVREIAQDFKTDLRFQSSAVMALQEASEAYLVGLFEDTNLCAIHAKRVTIMPKDIQLARRIRGERAXSKMARTKQTARKSTGGKAPRKQLATKAARKSAPATGGVKKPHRYRPGTVALREIRRYQKSTELLIRKLPFQRLVREIAQDFKTDLRFQSSAVMALQEASEAYLVGLFEDTNLCAIHAKRVTIMPKDIQLARRIRGERA from the exons atggcccgtaccaagcaaaccgctcgcaaatcgactggtggcaaggcgccacgcaagcaactggctacaaaggccgctcgcaagagcgcccccgccaccggaggcgtgaagaagcctcatcggtaccgccctggaactgttgccctgcgtgagatccgtcgataccagaagagtaccgagctgctgatccgcaagctgcctttccagcgtctggtgcgtgaaatcgctcaggacttcaagactgacctgcgattccagagctcggcggtgatggctctgcaggaagctagcgaggcctatctagtaggcctctttgaagataccaacttgtgtgccattcatgccaagcgtgtcaccatcatgcccaaggacatccagttggcccgtcgcattcgcggcgagcgtgcttaa tcgaaaatggcccgtaccaagcaaaccgctcgcaaatcgactggtggcaaggcgccacgcaagcaactggctactaaggccgctcgcaagagcgcccccgccaccggaggcgtgaagaagcctcatcggtaccgccctggaactgttgccctgcgtgagatccgtcgataccagaagagtaccgagctgctgatccgcaagctgcctttccagcgtctggtgcgtgaaatcgctcaggacttcaagactgacctgcgattccagagctcggcggtgatggctctgcaggaagctagcgaggcctatctagtaggcctctttgaagataccaacttgtgtgccattcacgccaagcgtgtcaccatcatgcccaaggacatccagttggcccgtcgcattcgcggcgagcgtgcttag
- the LOC122818053 gene encoding histone H2B: protein MPPKTSGKAAKKAGKAQKNITKSDKKKKRKRKESYAIYIYKVLKQVHPDTGISSKAMSIMNSFVNDIFERIAAEASRLAHYNKRSTITSREIQTAVRLLLPGELAKHAVSEGTKAVTKYTSSK from the coding sequence atgccgccgaaaactagtggaaaggcagccaagaaggctggcaaagcccagaagaacatcaccaagagcgacaagaagaagaagcgcaagaggaaggagagctacgccatctacatttacaaggtcctgaagcaggtccaccccgacacgggcatttcgtcgaaggcgatgagcatcatgaacagctttgtgaatgatatcttcgaacgcattgctgccgaggcttctcgtctggctcactacaacaagcgctcgactatcaccagtcgggagatccaaacggctgttcgcctacttctgcccggagagttggcgaagcacgccgtcagtgagggaaccaaggctgtcaccaagtacaccagctccaagtaa